One part of the Microlunatus elymi genome encodes these proteins:
- a CDS encoding response regulator, which produces MTALVVDDEPALVKALSINLRARHWEVITAADGAGALEAVAKRRIDVVVLDLGLPDLDGIQVIEGIRGWSKVPIIVLSARHDSDEKVAALDAGADDYVTKPFGMDELLARLRAMVRRAQPSADGDDSPLIEAGSLIIDLSRKKVSRDGIDVRLTPTEWHLLEVLVRNRGRLVSPQQLLGEVWGPGYRTETNYLRVYSAQLRRKLEHDPSHPKHLITEPGMGYRFEL; this is translated from the coding sequence CTGACGGCCCTGGTGGTGGACGACGAGCCGGCCCTGGTGAAGGCGCTCTCGATCAATCTGCGCGCCCGACACTGGGAAGTGATCACCGCCGCGGACGGGGCGGGCGCGCTGGAGGCGGTGGCCAAGCGGCGGATCGATGTGGTGGTGCTCGATCTCGGCCTTCCCGATCTTGACGGCATCCAGGTGATCGAGGGCATCCGCGGCTGGTCGAAGGTGCCGATCATCGTGTTGTCGGCACGCCACGATTCGGACGAGAAGGTGGCCGCGCTGGACGCCGGCGCCGACGACTACGTGACCAAACCATTCGGGATGGACGAGTTGCTGGCGCGGCTGCGAGCCATGGTTCGCCGGGCCCAACCGAGCGCCGACGGCGACGACTCGCCGTTGATCGAGGCCGGCTCCTTGATCATCGACCTGTCCCGGAAGAAGGTCAGTCGGGACGGCATCGACGTACGACTGACCCCGACCGAATGGCATCTGCTCGAGGTCCTGGTCCGCAACCGCGGCCGGCTGGTCTCGCCGCAGCAGCTGCTCGGCGAGGTCTGGGGTCCCGGCTATCGCACCGAGACCAACTATCTACGCGTCTACTCCGCCCAGCTCCGCCGCAAACTGGAGCACGACCCGTCACACCCGAAACACCTGATCACCGAACCCGGCATGGGCTACCGCTTCGAACTCTGA
- a CDS encoding ATP-binding protein yields MNGSVGRRGVLRVYLGAAPGVGKTYAMLSEARRRQARGTDVVVGIAETHGRAHTAELLEGLELAPRRTVEYRGATGYELDLDWLLHRKPQVALVDELAHTNLGADTENTSRLSGPSAALEVHRKRWQDVSSLLDAGIDVISTVNVQHLESLNDVVAEITGIRQQETIPDDIVRSADQIELVDMAPEALRKRLGHGNVYPRERVDTALSNYFRVGNLSALRELALLWLADRVDAGLADYRARHGIDRPWPARERVVVALAGGPEGETLLRRGARIAQRGVGGELMAVHVARGDGLVARQAGNLEAQRALAERLGGSFHRIIGDNIAEAITEFARGANATLIVIGASSKRPWQSLFVGSVSNAVVTGAGEAIDVHVVTHERARRGSLPRRRDLLSRRRRVLGWIAAAAAPAILVGLQSLSLTSAGLTTNAMLTIAITVGVALLGGLWPAIAAALWGSLLLNWFLTPPLHKITIASPENALALVITVMVGAAVASVVDMAARRSQQARRAGADAEILSVLAGSVVRGRDTVDAVLDQLRTTFGMESVSLLERDDERSGWRRVQHAGEPACDTPQQGDTEVRVTPTLTLVLRGPDLDGGSRRVLEAFAAQATVLLETERLRHRAEEARRLEAGDAMRRTLLAAVSHDLRTPLASIKASVTSLQQHDVDFSAEDREQLVAMVHDATVQLERLVDNLLDISRLQSGTARPRSLPTGIDEVVWPAIATVSPGRIRVEVDETLPLIMTDPGLLERALGNVVENANRYAPADSMITITALPTLTESERTMIEIRVVDHGPGVPDEAKERMFDSFQQVGDRRRAGGLGLGLAVARGFTEAVGGTLRAEDTPGGGLTMIITVPAQPLTGPEPVEGPITQPHKRPEPVDEPGTQPSMSTGGETR; encoded by the coding sequence ATGAACGGCAGCGTGGGCCGACGGGGCGTGCTGCGCGTCTACCTCGGCGCCGCGCCCGGCGTCGGCAAGACGTACGCGATGTTGTCGGAGGCCAGGCGGCGGCAGGCCCGGGGCACGGACGTGGTTGTCGGGATCGCCGAGACGCACGGCCGCGCCCACACCGCCGAACTGCTGGAGGGGCTCGAGCTCGCCCCGCGCCGCACCGTCGAGTATCGCGGCGCGACCGGCTACGAGTTGGACCTGGACTGGCTGCTGCACCGCAAACCGCAGGTGGCGTTGGTGGACGAGCTGGCACACACCAATCTCGGCGCCGACACGGAGAACACCAGCCGCCTGTCCGGGCCGAGCGCGGCGCTTGAGGTACACCGCAAACGCTGGCAGGACGTCAGCTCCCTGCTGGACGCCGGCATCGACGTCATCTCGACCGTGAACGTCCAGCACCTCGAATCACTGAACGACGTGGTGGCCGAGATCACCGGGATCCGCCAGCAGGAAACGATTCCGGACGACATCGTCCGCAGCGCGGACCAGATCGAACTGGTCGACATGGCGCCGGAAGCGCTGCGCAAGCGACTCGGACACGGCAACGTCTACCCGCGGGAGCGGGTCGACACGGCCCTGTCGAACTACTTCCGCGTGGGCAACCTGAGCGCGCTGCGCGAACTCGCCTTGCTCTGGTTGGCCGACCGGGTGGACGCGGGCCTGGCCGACTACCGAGCACGGCACGGCATCGACCGCCCCTGGCCCGCGCGCGAGCGAGTGGTGGTCGCACTGGCCGGCGGACCGGAGGGCGAGACCCTGCTGCGCCGGGGGGCCCGGATCGCCCAGCGCGGCGTCGGCGGCGAGTTGATGGCAGTGCACGTCGCCCGCGGCGACGGTCTGGTCGCCCGGCAGGCCGGAAACCTGGAAGCCCAACGAGCACTGGCCGAACGGCTGGGCGGCTCGTTCCATCGGATCATCGGCGACAACATCGCCGAGGCGATCACCGAGTTCGCTCGCGGTGCGAACGCGACCTTGATCGTGATCGGGGCGAGCAGCAAGCGGCCGTGGCAGTCGCTGTTCGTCGGCAGCGTCAGCAACGCGGTGGTGACCGGAGCCGGCGAGGCGATCGACGTGCACGTGGTCACCCATGAACGGGCCCGGCGCGGCAGTCTGCCCCGACGCCGGGATTTGCTCAGCCGCCGTCGCCGAGTGCTCGGCTGGATTGCGGCCGCGGCCGCACCGGCGATCCTGGTCGGTCTGCAGAGTCTGAGCCTGACCTCCGCCGGGCTGACCACCAACGCGATGCTGACGATCGCGATCACCGTGGGCGTCGCGCTGCTCGGCGGTCTGTGGCCCGCGATCGCCGCTGCCCTGTGGGGATCGTTGCTGCTGAACTGGTTCCTGACGCCGCCGCTGCACAAGATCACCATCGCCAGCCCGGAGAACGCGCTGGCACTGGTGATCACCGTGATGGTGGGCGCCGCGGTCGCGTCGGTGGTGGACATGGCTGCCCGACGCAGCCAGCAGGCACGACGAGCCGGGGCGGACGCGGAGATCCTGTCGGTGCTGGCCGGCAGTGTGGTCCGCGGCCGGGACACCGTGGATGCGGTCCTTGATCAACTTCGTACCACGTTCGGGATGGAGTCGGTCTCGTTGCTGGAACGCGACGACGAACGCTCCGGCTGGCGACGGGTGCAGCATGCCGGCGAGCCTGCGTGTGACACGCCGCAGCAGGGCGACACCGAGGTCCGGGTGACGCCGACCCTCACCTTGGTGTTGCGCGGACCGGACCTGGACGGCGGATCCCGGCGAGTGCTGGAGGCGTTCGCGGCCCAGGCGACTGTCCTGCTGGAGACCGAACGGCTGCGGCATCGGGCCGAGGAGGCGCGACGACTGGAGGCCGGCGACGCGATGCGGCGTACGCTGCTGGCCGCGGTCTCCCACGATCTTCGTACGCCGCTGGCTTCGATCAAGGCGAGTGTCACCAGTCTGCAGCAACACGACGTCGACTTCAGCGCCGAGGATCGCGAGCAACTGGTGGCGATGGTGCACGATGCCACCGTGCAGCTGGAACGTCTAGTGGACAACCTGTTGGACATCTCCCGGCTGCAGTCGGGTACGGCGCGGCCGCGGTCGCTGCCGACCGGCATCGACGAGGTGGTCTGGCCGGCGATCGCGACGGTGTCGCCGGGTCGGATCCGGGTGGAGGTGGACGAGACGTTGCCGTTGATCATGACCGATCCCGGGTTGTTGGAGCGCGCCCTCGGCAACGTGGTGGAAAACGCGAACCGGTACGCACCCGCCGATTCCATGATCACCATCACCGCCCTGCCGACGCTGACCGAGTCCGAGCGGACCATGATCGAGATCCGCGTCGTCGATCATGGTCCGGGCGTGCCGGACGAGGCGAAGGAGCGGATGTTCGACTCGTTCCAGCAGGTCGGCGATCGGCGCCGGGCCGGCGGCCTGGGGCTCGGCCTCGCCGTCGCCCGCGGCTTCACCGAGGCGGTCGGTGGCACGCTGCGCGCCGAGGACACACCCGGCGGCGGACTCACCATGATCATCACCGTCCCCGCCCAACCCCTCACGGGGCCTGAGCCCGTCGAAGGACCGATAACCCAACCCCACAAGCGTCCTGAGCCTGTCGACGAACCGGGAACACAACCGTCGATGTCCACCGGTGGGGAGACGCGATGA
- the kdpC gene encoding potassium-transporting ATPase subunit KdpC — MSQLLRQSLAGLKVLIAFTIVLGLAYPLLITGIGKVVAPGQADGSPITVQDKVVGSSLIGQPFGGKQWFWSRPSLAGDGYDSMSSGGSNLAANSPQLATTIQLRRAQIAKANRVRPDQVPPDAVTASGSGLDPDISPAYAAIQVGRVAAARGLSPAQVRELVAEHTQGRTLGFLGEPRVNVLELNAALAAVGGR; from the coding sequence ATGTCCCAGTTGTTGCGGCAGAGCCTGGCCGGGTTGAAGGTGCTGATCGCGTTCACAATCGTCCTCGGCCTGGCCTATCCACTGCTGATCACCGGCATCGGAAAGGTCGTTGCACCCGGCCAGGCTGACGGTTCCCCAATCACCGTGCAGGACAAGGTCGTCGGCTCCTCGCTGATCGGTCAGCCGTTCGGCGGCAAGCAGTGGTTCTGGTCGCGCCCCTCGTTGGCCGGCGATGGCTACGATTCCATGAGCAGCGGCGGGAGCAACCTGGCTGCCAACAGTCCCCAGCTGGCGACGACGATCCAACTGCGCCGAGCCCAGATCGCCAAGGCCAACCGAGTCCGTCCCGATCAGGTGCCGCCCGATGCCGTGACCGCCTCCGGCAGCGGTCTCGATCCCGACATCTCGCCTGCCTACGCCGCCATCCAGGTCGGCCGCGTCGCCGCCGCCCGCGGGTTGAGCCCCGCCCAGGTCCGCGAGTTGGTCGCCGAGCACACTCAGGGCCGCACGCTGGGTTTCCTCGGTGAGCCGCGGGTCAACGTCCTGGAGCTGAACGCCGCCCTGGCCGCCGTCGGCGGCCGATGA
- the kdpB gene encoding potassium-transporting ATPase subunit KdpB: protein MPHRHTRPPATFGPRQLVRNLPAAARKLDPRTMIKNPVMFVVEVGAAVSSAFTVAHSSLFGWLVVGWLWFTVIFANLAEAVAEGRGKAQADTLRATTSETLARRLSGDVEQRVPSSELKIGDRVVVEAGQLIPADGDVVEGVASVDESAITGESAPVIRESGGDRSAVTGGTTVLSDRIVVKITAEPGSGFVDRMIAMVEGAARQKTPNEIALNILLASLTIVFLLAVVTLQPFAVYSGQAQPVIVLIALLVCLIPTTIGALLSSVGIAGMDRLVQHNVLATSGRAVEAAGDVNTLLLDKTGTITFGNRRAVALYPAAGVSIERLADAVQLSSLADETPEGRSIIDLVRDRYALPDRSADALPAAEFIGFSAQTRMSGVDLPDGRRIRKGAPSSLRAWATESGATGTSTIGDTVATVSAKGGTPLAVGVAQDNRAEVLGVIELADVLKPGMAERFAELRRMGIRTVMITGDNPITAKAIAEEAGVDDYLAEATPEDKLELIKNAQRGGQLVAMTGDGTNDAPALAQADVGVAMNTATAAAKEAGNMVDLDSDPTKLIDIVAIGKQLLITRGALTTFSIANDVAKYFAIIPAMFMTIYPGLQALNIMRLSSPTSAILSAVIFNALIIIALIPLSLRGVRYRPLAPAAMLRRNVLIFGVGGLIVPFIGIKIIDLLVSLIPGIG from the coding sequence CTGCCGCATCGGCACACGCGTCCCCCGGCGACGTTCGGCCCACGACAGCTGGTCCGCAACCTTCCCGCGGCTGCGCGCAAACTCGACCCGCGGACCATGATCAAGAACCCGGTGATGTTCGTGGTCGAGGTCGGCGCCGCGGTCAGCAGCGCGTTCACGGTCGCCCACTCCAGCCTGTTCGGCTGGCTCGTGGTTGGCTGGCTCTGGTTCACGGTGATCTTCGCCAACCTTGCCGAGGCGGTCGCCGAAGGGCGAGGCAAGGCGCAGGCCGACACGCTGCGAGCGACCACCAGCGAGACGCTGGCCAGACGGCTGAGCGGCGACGTCGAGCAACGGGTTCCGTCCTCCGAGCTGAAGATCGGCGACCGGGTGGTGGTCGAGGCCGGCCAGTTGATCCCGGCGGACGGTGACGTCGTCGAGGGTGTTGCCAGCGTTGACGAGTCGGCGATCACCGGGGAATCGGCGCCGGTGATCCGCGAGTCCGGCGGTGACCGATCCGCGGTCACCGGAGGAACTACCGTGTTGTCGGATCGGATCGTGGTCAAGATCACCGCCGAGCCCGGCTCCGGTTTCGTCGACCGGATGATCGCCATGGTGGAAGGCGCGGCTCGACAGAAGACGCCAAACGAGATCGCGCTGAACATCTTGTTGGCCTCGCTGACGATCGTGTTCCTGCTGGCTGTGGTGACGCTGCAGCCGTTCGCCGTCTACTCCGGCCAGGCACAACCCGTGATTGTGTTGATCGCGCTGCTGGTCTGCCTGATCCCGACCACCATCGGTGCGCTGCTGTCCTCGGTCGGCATCGCCGGCATGGACCGGCTCGTCCAGCACAACGTGTTGGCCACCTCCGGCCGGGCGGTCGAAGCAGCGGGTGATGTGAACACCCTGCTGCTGGACAAGACCGGCACGATCACGTTCGGCAACCGGCGTGCGGTCGCGCTGTATCCGGCAGCAGGCGTCAGCATCGAACGGCTGGCCGACGCCGTGCAGCTGTCCAGCCTGGCCGACGAGACGCCCGAGGGACGTTCGATCATCGATCTGGTTCGGGATCGGTACGCGCTGCCGGACCGATCCGCCGACGCGTTGCCGGCCGCAGAGTTCATCGGGTTCAGTGCCCAGACCCGGATGAGCGGCGTCGATCTTCCCGACGGTCGCCGCATTCGCAAGGGAGCGCCGAGCTCGTTGCGCGCCTGGGCAACCGAGTCCGGAGCGACGGGCACGTCCACGATCGGCGACACGGTCGCGACCGTCTCGGCCAAGGGCGGTACGCCGCTCGCCGTCGGCGTCGCACAGGACAACCGCGCCGAGGTGCTCGGGGTGATCGAGCTCGCCGACGTCCTCAAGCCCGGGATGGCCGAACGCTTCGCGGAGCTGCGTCGGATGGGTATTCGTACGGTGATGATCACCGGCGACAACCCGATCACCGCCAAGGCGATCGCCGAGGAAGCCGGCGTGGACGACTACCTGGCCGAGGCAACCCCGGAGGACAAGCTGGAGTTGATCAAAAACGCGCAGCGGGGCGGGCAACTCGTCGCGATGACCGGAGACGGCACCAACGACGCCCCGGCACTGGCTCAGGCCGACGTCGGCGTCGCGATGAACACCGCAACCGCCGCGGCCAAGGAGGCGGGCAACATGGTCGACCTGGATTCGGACCCGACCAAGTTGATCGACATCGTCGCGATCGGCAAGCAGTTGTTGATCACCCGCGGTGCACTGACCACGTTCTCGATCGCGAACGACGTGGCCAAGTACTTCGCGATCATCCCCGCCATGTTCATGACGATCTATCCCGGCCTGCAGGCGTTGAACATCATGCGTCTCTCCTCACCCACGTCGGCGATTTTGTCCGCGGTGATCTTCAACGCGTTGATCATCATCGCGCTGATTCCGTTGTCCTTGCGGGGAGTCCGCTACCGGCCGCTGGCGCCGGCGGCCATGCTCCGACGCAACGTGTTGATCTTCGGCGTCGGCGGACTGATCGTGCCGTTCATCGGGATCAAGATCATCGACCTGCTGGTCTCACTCATTCCCGGCATCGGCTGA